TCTCTGCTTTCGTTTGTTCTGCACTTAAAGGGGTTTATTtgattctttgttttatttttatttctggaaaattgAGATGGCCCAGCAGGACCAATGGTCTATACTTGTGACAGGCTGTGATTCACAGCTGCAGTATTTTGTGATGTTCTAAACAGGTTTCCTGCCTTGTTACTGAGATTTTCTATTACTGAGTTGTGACTGAACTCTTGGCCTGAAGTTAGTGTTCATTTGAGTCAAGAAACTCCTAAGTAGCGTTTGTACAACAGCAGAGGTATTAGCTCTTAAACAGAGTGGACAGAATGTGACTGAAAAGCTATATGAGTTTTATTTCACCTGGGCAATCAGGAGACTTcatctattttaaagaaaaagtcaaacTCTCCTCTCTGAGCATTGGGAATAACTGCTGTTCGTTcaaatcctttatttttagcAGTGCGATTTCAGGGCAAAATTGAATGTCTTTTTGGAGATGGATATACTCTAAGATACTTGAATCGTGGCTCCCTCTTTCACATGAAATGGGAAAGCTGTTTTCATATTGTTGATGTTCTTGCCAATGACACATGCAGTGTTGTAGTAGATGAGGCAATGTAAAACTTTGTAAAATTCTGCATTGTACAAAATCAGAATCTTTTTAGATCTTTTTAGTGATGCGAAGATATCCAAATGTTTTCAGTTAGATtttgaaaaacctgaaaaatactgtctttcacatgtgtttggaaataataaaactaaaatgttGATTGTCAAACAAAACACTAAAGAAAGTTGAACTATTAAAGGGGTTTATGTTGACATGCTTTATGTGTTCTGCACTTTGCAGCTGTGAAACTCCTTCAAGGGGCTGACCTCTTTAAGGACCAGACCTTCTTTCTAAGTCAGATCTCGCAGGATGCTTTGAGGAAAACCATTTTCCCATTAGGGGATTTAACAAAAAGTTTTGTAAAGAAGATAGCGGCAGAACATGGCCTTCATCAtgtgctaaagaaaaaagaggcaTGGTAACACTTAAACTCTTTTGATTTGTATTTCTCTCTAAAATAGACTTTCCTGAACTTTTTGAACTTTGATCTGTGACAACTTGTCTGTTTCCAAGCACTGTAATAGAATAGGTTGGGAAGCAGTTTTATAGCTGTCTACTTGCTTGAAAGTACTTTTATGAGCTTGTGGTTAGTTGTGTATTATAGTTTGCAGATCATTTATCTACCACTGTGTCTCAGAAGAACTAAGGTGACGGTGAGCGTGTTAGGATGCTGTGAGCATTAGGGAAAGCATTCTCTAGTACAGCAGGTGAGAAGCCTTTGatctttattttccatagcTTTTAAAGGCTTCCTCACTAGAATTGTTTTTCAATATGTCTTTATAGAAATTGGATCgtactttttttccacagttactcttttaaaaaaagaagttctgtTTCTCTGAGAACTAATGCTTTGTGAGTTCATCCTAAGAAAATACAATGCAGGCAGCAGTTGTATTGCTAACGCTGTCTTGATTGCTTTTAATGTTTATATTAGCCCACTGTAAATGAGTGTTTGAAGGATGTGGGCAgtaactgaaaggaaaaggaaagcctatttgtttttgaaagtttttttccaagagatAAACCATTGTAGTCACCAAGGTTAATGTAACTATTTATTGAACATGTGTTCTATTACTTCTCTTCTGTGCTTATGGCTCTGATACTGTATAGAATTAGTTTACCTATGTTGTAGCAgatgttgtggttttggttaTTTTATGAAATGCCTAGTGTAGTTGGGGATACACGGGAGGGGATCTATCTTGGAcagattattaatttttctctacttttatGGATTCAATAccacatttccttttcagagtaTGGGAGTCTGTTTCATTGGTGaaagaaactttgaaaatttCCTTCTTGAGGTGAGTAACATTAAATCTATGACAATCTTTGTTGTCTTCTGGTTTTCAGTAGTAATTTATAACACGGCCTACAGAAGAATGTCCCACAGCTTGTGGCCCACACTAAGTAGCGATGTCCCATCTCCATTTGCAGTCCCAAGCCTACCCAGAAGCTAACGCCAACAGCCGGTAGGTAGTATCTCGCCCCTCCACCAGAGAACAGTCACGTTCTGTAGCAAAAAGAGTACGTGAACTTGCACTCCTGTGCCTGCCAGGCTCTGACAAATGTTTGGGATATGAGAGGGGTAAATGGCTGAATCCCGCTCTCCCCCGACATAAGTGAGGATGGGGGGAGCGAAGCACCGAAATACTGCCGATAGGGACTACCCTTCCTACTTTTCTCTCTAAAGCAGCATCAGGGAAGAGGCAGTAAGCTGCTTGGGCCGAGTTTGCTTcttgaaaagttattttccaaCTTCAAGAGAATGTAGTGACAGAACCTGAAATATACTGTGAGGGTTTTTGGGGCCATCTTGTGACTTAAACAATCTCTTCCTATTTGGTAGTATTTAGAACCTCAACCAGGTAACTTTGTTTCCATTGAAGATAAGAAGGTGATGGGAACACACAAAGGTAATTGGCTAACCCACCTTAATCACTGTTTTTAGATAAATGGAACAATACTGCTTACATTTGGAGGGACAATGGGACAAATTTTGTGAAATTCCAAAGTAATCTACAGGTTTTTCCCAGTTTGATAACCAATAATCATGGAAAACTTGCTTTATACAATAGTAGAACCTTGAATTACAACTGATTCTTGATTTTGTTCCATATTGCAAGAAAGTAAATGATAATTATTAGGATTACTTTGTTGATACTAAGTGGTTGTTAATTTAATACCGAGACCATTGTTCatttaattctttcaaaatgacTGTGCTTTGGTTCCCGATTCCTTAGTACCtaaactttgcagaaaaattacaCTGTGCGCCTCAGTGATACACAGTAGGACATCACCAAACATGGACggtttgccttttcttttccttctgtgtgtcCTTCCTTTGCTCTCCTCGGTTCTAGCTACCAGAACCGAGTTCCTCTCCCAAGTAATTTATGGAAGTAGGATATTCTACTAGTACCTGTAAGTAAGGGAAACTGGTAAGACTGAGTGGTAGCAAAACCACAAATTgaagctgaaataaagaaatacttgtattttatAAACCCTAAGAATACCAAAATTGAAATGGATTAATTTGAAATCATGTGCTTCAGGTACAGATGAAAAATCttaggcatggtggtgttggattggcagttggactcgatgatgTTAGAGGTCTTTTTCCAACattgatgattctatgattctcttaGTTTAGCTTGTAATTGGCACACTTCTCTAAGACAACTTGGTTCGTTATTCTTTGTTTAGTGGTGAAGTTTTGGGGAAATGATTTTAAcgtatttttctgaaagtaaaagaTTAAAAGTTGCTAGCAGcattacatttttgtatttctttaggTTGGTTCCTCTACACAATAGGCCAGAGGGCTAGACTAGCAGGCCTGAAGGATGCTTGGTTCGTTGTAGACAAAGATGTGCGCACTGGGGATGTCTTTGTGGTGAGTTAATTAACACTGACATTGCAAATGAGTAATGGAAGCGCTTTATGACTCCCGCTGTACAGAATGTGATGGTAACCTGGGCAGAATTCTTGGCTTTCCTCTTGGGGGAAACAAGAACCAACTAGTGCAGCATCAGCGAAACATCCTGTCCAAACTGGCTTTTCttgagaagaaaattgttttagaTTTTGGCATAGAACTTTTCCAAACAAAGGACAAATACTAAAAAGAATTGGCCAATCTACTGAGCTCTCATTTTCTACTCTAAAACATGAGGATTTTTATTGTAGTTGTTATGACACAGTatataaaatgtgtattattttgGTTTACTATGTATTGctactttctttttctagtaAAAGAAGTAGTAGCCAGTAATACAGTTTTatcattttgaaaactgagtCGGAATATTTATAATACTGTGAATCATTGGTATCTTAATGACTAATCATATGAGATGACTGGGAGTTCTGCAGCTTGCTGACATATTTAATGTTTCTTGCTGTTCATGCAGTTATTCTTATTTGATACTGATGTGAGTATAATGAGGTGTTCTGCTACTTGTTGATGTGCCTGCGGGTGAAAAATCATAATGAAAGCTGAAAGGAAACAGGCAGGaccactaagaaaaaaaatttatgccCCACAGTAAGGATGTTTGTCTGCAACGCCTTTGTTGGGGAGGTGTTGAGATGAGAAATCGGAGAAGAAGGAGGTAGCATCTTGTTGAGGTAGAATAAGGAGGGCAGTAGATATCTGAACTGTGCCTGAAGAAGGCAGAAATAtgattggaggaaaaaatacaagaagGGACACGACTCTGAGATGTAGAAGAATGACAAATAATTCAGGCTTGCTTTAgcctatttttttcattaaaggcTTCCACCTGGAAACTGATAAAGTGCTAAtaaatgcttgctttcttactcattttgccttcattttgaTAATGCTAGatgtttcttctgtatttcatgcTTTACAAGTTATTTGCTCTCtggcaaaaaaataagcattaaatAAACTTTGCATTTTAAGGCACCATCAACAGATCACCCTGCTCTGTACAGAGACCTGTTGCGGACCAACCGAGTGCACTGGATAGCAGAGGAACCTCCTGCAGAGCTCGTTAGAGAGAAAATGATGGAATGTCATTTCAGGTTTCGACACCAGATGGCACTGGGTATtcaaactttgttttgttttttgttttacttggttTGTGAAACTGTGGTAGCGTGTTCAGtgtaattttgcagaaataattgaaatgttttggcttgcctttctgtttctgtattgTCTTTATAAAACAATTCTGTGTAGTAGTATCTTGACTTACATCTGTTTAACTTAGTCATGAAagtggttctttttttttaatgtgaacatAAGGATTAACTGGCAGGTTCTTGGCCATTTTCTGCTCTAGTGCCTTGTGTGCTGACTCTAAACCAAGATGGGAGTGTGTGGGTGACGCTAGTGAAGCCAGCAAGAGCTATCACACCTGGGCAGGTAAGTTATTAgaagtgattttctttccttttttgtgttttgactTCTCTGGCAAATAAAACAGAGTAGTGTTTTTATTAGCTGGAGCAAAATAGTTAATTTATTTGCATGTGAGAGCAGTTAGCTGTATTTTGACTGTTCATCAACTCTTTTGAAGGAGGTTGTTTCTAGTTTTAAATGGTCTATTACCCGTGTAGTGTGTGAAACTGGCTTAAAAGTTTTtggaaatacataaaaacatcTCTGGCAGTCAGTTGTATATGTAGAAATagaatctgttctttttttcaagaaatagatttttaaaaggtattagTTTAGTAATTGCTTAATAAGGTTTCAGTGTTCAAATTTGTTTAGTGAGGATCTATGTCTAGTGAATGTCATTGTCCAGAACAGTACTGAGAAGAGGTACTGTGTGGTGATGTCTTCTAGCACTGCTAATATAAAGATACTCTACCACATCATAAAccacttctcattttctgcatGCCCTCTCCCAGCATATGTTCtaccttccttttccctccctgaaGTTTGGGGGCCCATGGGATGCATCAGGAGGGAAATTGTCAGAACTATTTGtaatggagggagggatgcacATAAGAGAGCTGAGCTGAGAAGTCTCCAGCCAGAGCTGATAGGGACGAGAAGCCCCTgactgccaggagctgctgagcttGTCACCAGGCTCTTTACTGCAAGGTAATGAGACATGGCCCAGAGGTCTGtgctcctcctctcctgcaagAACCTGCTGGGCACACCAGGGAGCCCCAGTGGCCGCCTTCCAGATGGCCTGCTCCAGTAGTCCTTGGTCCCCTTCCTGTTTTGAGAAGCGCTGCTGTAGCCTGGGCACCATTGTCTGGGCGAGGCCAGTGAAGATGCAGATGCGTATGCTGTCCCCTGTGGGAGAGGAAGCTTTCCAGCACAACCCATTCCACCGTACTAACTGAAGATTTTTGAGATAATCTGTAGAAGTTCACGATGGAATTTCCACTGACATGTTTATAGTTACACTTATGTGAGCCAACAAatccttcacattttttaattcttttttttcctctaagatTTAGTCAGAGCAAGTATAAATGAATATGCTCACTGTCCAGCAGGTCTTGCACAGCCTGCAGTTGCTCACCATGCCATTTGTGGCTGCTGAAAAgacttttcctgtgtttatctCCTAGTTTGCCGTGTTCTACAAGGGTGACGAGTGCTTGGGCAGTGGGAAGATCCTCAGGATGGGCCCATCGGTGTATACCATGCAACAGGGCAAAAACAGAGAGGAGAGTCCAAAGAAGGAAGAGATTGACAAAATAGAACCAGCAACGTAACACATGGGTTTGTTTACTGAAGGACTTTGGAGAATTTGCTGCctgagaataataaaaacaataataaacattttttttggtttatctGTATGTTCTAAAGGTCAGTAGACTATTGAGTCCTAGCTCTTGACTGTTAGCACTGAACAGGTTTCAAACTAAAGCCAGTTTGGTACAATTTCACTGGACTGGATGGTGATAGTTACATTACTACATATCAAGGGATGTCTTAAAGTTGTTCTGTAATAGTAGTTACACATACAagaattttaatgcaaaaatcatGTCCGAAATCATAAATCTATCTTTTATGCCAATgtggaatactttttttttcttacttaaagATACCTGTCACTAGGTAAAGTACGTATGTTATTCTACAGTAAATGTATGTTTGTGCTTTGAACTCTGGAAAAGGAACGAATGATATTTAAGTTCAGCACTTTGAATGAACTCCAAGcaacagatatttatttttaattttatgtagtTTTATAAGAAAGGCTTTAGCTTCTTAAGCTGTATTAAGTAGTGGTTTTCAGATGTTTATATAATTCAGAATTACAAATCTAGGGGCTTAAAAACAGTCTTGATTGTTAAActttttaactaattttttGTTAACTGCTGAGGGCAGAGGGTGTTTGGTTTGTCTCCTGGGGAGGAGACGTTGTGCCTCAGAAAAATGCGAATTCATGTGCATTTCCTTGTTACGTAACTAACTTAATATAGACCCGATAATAATTGGGTCTTGCCATGTATTAACATGGAGTGGTATTAGGAAGAGCTGAATACCCCTGTCAAAATTGTCTATGATTATATGGATTGGGTGCATATTGAGGACACCCTAAGTTTataataaaactttatttcagcaagtcaagaaaaatgaattcCTGTCTTTCAGCACAGTAGTAGAAGGTAACTGTGCCTACAGAACAGCCGTGCAGGAGCAGGACTTTCCAGATGAGATTTGCGTCCAATTTGGGTGGTAGGAAAGCTGTACCTTGAATAGATCTTTTCAGCAGATGTGAAGGCTTGGATTACATGTGCATCCTTTTCTGTTGTCCTGTATCTCTGTAAGGAAAGTAAAAGGTAGTCTCTTTTCTTCAAAGTGTTGGAAGTAAAAGGGGGAGGAGACACTCTTCAGTGTCTACCTGCTAGTCTGGCAAAGTTAAGCACACAGTTCAGGGAGCCCTGTGGaaaaaacagacatttaaaatcttatgtatttatttgactTTACAGTAGATCTgcctgatggggaaaaaagccatcCGTTTTCACTGGTGCCTAAATCAATTCAATTTAAATGTCTGTCTTCAGAGTGTCTATCCATACACAGGTTAACTGTAAAGACTATTCGTGCTTCACGTCTGCTCTTGATTTGTGTTCGGTTAGTTGTGTTACGGGTCCTGGTCATGACTTTTATGTGGTTTTCCTGATATTTTCCTTATCTTTCCTGAAACTTTTGTCTTTGCAAAATGTGGAATTAATTACTAAGGAGTTAATGCTCCACATTGTCCTCATCTGAGTTTTCCAGTAAATGTCCCAATTAAAAT
This sequence is a window from Balearica regulorum gibbericeps isolate bBalReg1 chromosome 1, bBalReg1.pri, whole genome shotgun sequence. Protein-coding genes within it:
- the TRMU gene encoding mitochondrial tRNA-specific 2-thiouridylase 1 gives rise to the protein MLGAAAAGRRVACAVSGGVDSAVAALLLRRRGYQVTGVFMKNWDPLDEQGSCSVDRDCEDAYRVCQKLDIPFHQISYVKEYWNEVFSDLLKEYELGRTPNPDIVCNKHIKFSYFLHYAMDNLGADAIATGHYARTSLEDEEVFQQKYIKRPQRLFRNRFEVRNTVKLLQGADLFKDQTFFLSQISQDALRKTIFPLGDLTKSFVKKIAAEHGLHHVLKKKESMGVCFIGERNFENFLLEYLEPQPGNFVSIEDKKVMGTHKGWFLYTIGQRARLAGLKDAWFVVDKDVRTGDVFVAPSTDHPALYRDLLRTNRVHWIAEEPPAELVREKMMECHFRFRHQMALVPCVLTLNQDGSVWVTLVKPARAITPGQFAVFYKGDECLGSGKILRMGPSVYTMQQGKNREESPKKEEIDKIEPAT